The sequence below is a genomic window from Anaerocolumna chitinilytica.
GATGAAGAACAGAACAAAGAAGGTCTTTATATACCGCAGGGCATTAAGACAAAGAGAGAGTATTTTTATGGATATGGAAAGAAAGAATTCACTATAACGCTACTAGCCACTTTTATAGCTCTTGCGATTGGCTTTCTGATTTATATTCCCTTTAAGAGTATTATTGCTTCCGTGTTTGAGGTGCTTGCATTACCCACTGCCACAGTATTTGTAATAGTAAAGAATAACTGCAATATCTCAGTTGCTGATCAAGTCAAGTTTATGCTTGATTATGCAAGAGTACAGAAAAAATATTTTTATGTCTATCAGGATGAATGGCAGTGATTACTTTAGGGCTATATTTTATGATTCTTTTCTATGCTTCCGTTTATGATAGAAAATATATGATAGTAGAAAATCGGGTTCACTTTGTGTTATTCTTGTTAACCATTTTATCCGGAAACATGAATTTGGAGAAGCTTCTAGGAGCGGTAGTAATAACAATACCGCTTATGCTTTTAACATTATATAAGGATGGTATCGGTGGAGGGGATATTAAATATCTCTTTTTCAATACTCTGTTTTTAGGCTTTTCGGCAGCCTATACTGGCATTGTTGCTGGATTATCTGTAGCCGTTCTTTATGCTTTATTTACAAAAAACAGATCGGGAAAGAGCAAATATCAAAGGAAAATACCCTTGGTTCCATTCCTCTCTACAGGCTTTCTCCTATCCATACTATTAAGGGCTACTGTAACATAGAATAATGGCCCTTAATAGTAATTTGACAAATGAAAGGAAGATATATGAAATATTTAAAAAATAAAACTGTTATCGGTATAATAGCCATTGTTGTTGGTTTGCTATTATGTTTTATTGTGAGTCCTTTATATAACAGGGCTTCTGAGGCTAAAACAAAGGTTGTTAGGGTAGAGAAGTTCATTGAAAAGGGAAGTCTTATAAGTAAGAGCGATGTAAAAGTGGTGGAAGTCGGCAGCTACAATATGCAGGATGATGTATTACATACAGAAAAAGATGTGGTTGGAAAGTATGCAGTTGACAACATGTATCAAGATGAAAATATTCTAAAAACCAAGCTTTCGGATGAGCCGCTATCCGGAATGGAGTATTTGGAAGGAATGAATGGTACTTATGGAGCTATTAGCATTACACTGCAATCCTTTGCAGCTGGTCTATCAGGAAAATTATTACCCGGAGACATCGTAAGTGTTATTTCAACAAGCGACACCACACAAGATACAAATATTATGCCGGAACTACAATATGTGAGGGTCCTTGCTAGTACAACACAAAAAGGGAAGGATATTAAGGAAAGTGACAGTAAAAAAAACAATGATGATGAAGACAATCTTCCTTTAACCGTCACTTTACAGGTTACAAGAAAACAAGCCCTTGCCCTGGCACAAATAGAGCAGTTGGAGAAAGCACATTTGGAACTTGTTTTCAGAGGAACTAATCAGGAGGCGAATGTGTTTTTAGAACAACAGAAAAAGATAATAGAGGAGCAACTTCAAAATGATTCTTCCTCTAATTCCGATACGGCAATACAGTATAATAATTCTGCTGAAGTTAACACAAATACAGAACAGAATGTATCTGGAAAACAGAACGCTGAAGAAAAGTCTACAACAGAAACGGGGCAGAATACTATAGGGGCAGGTGATAAGAATGAGTAACGGTAAAGTAATTTCTGTATGGGGAAGCAAGGGGTGTGGAAAGACTACTGCCGCAGTAAAAATCGCATCGGAATTTGCTGAAAGAAAGATTGATACGATACTTGTATTGACTGATATTCTTGCTCCGGATATTAATTGTTTAATGCCTGCTAGAAAGGATCTACAAACGATGGGCCATTTGTGGTCTACTCCGGACTGCAGCATGGATACCATCTTAAAGGCATGTAATGTTACGGATTCCAAACATCTGGCAGTGTTAGCTTTTAAGAGTGGTGAGAATGTTTTTTCATATCCAGAGTATACCAAAGAAAATATTCTGGATATTTTTGTGAAGCTGAAAAGCCTTGCAGATTATATCATAGTAGACTGTGTGGAGGAATTTGCTTTCAATATATTGACTATGGTATCTTTGGAACTGGCTGATAAGGTAGTCAGGTTACATGAACCATTGATGAAATCCTTTTCTTTCTTTGACTCAAACATGGCTCTTTTAAAGGATAGCCGGTACAAAACTGACCAGCACTATAAGGTACTTGCAAAGGGAAAGAGAAGCCAGGCAAAAGAAATTGCAATAAGCCATTTCGGAGGTATACAGGCAGAATTACCTTATTCAGAAGATTTGGAAAATCAGATGTTAGAGGGTGAGCTATTTAAGAAAGCGGAAGGTAAGGCAATGAAGGAATACAATGAAGGTCTTAATAAGATTATTGCATTTATCATGGATGAAGAAATAGTGGAACTTACTAAAGATAAAGAACATGATAAGCCGCTTTGGAAGAAATCAAGTAAGAAAGAAAAAGTACAGAAGGATAAGAAATCTGGGAAAAACGCCGCATCTGACTTGAAATCTGTCCGATCTGCCTTTAAGTTCCGGAAAAAGGAGGTATTGTAATCATAATGGATAATTATTTATTAAATGAAATAGACTTTCGAGAAAAAAACTTTATGGAGGTTTTTAATGAAGTACAAAGTTATGTAGCGGAGAATTTCTCCAAGTTAATTACAGAACAGGAAACAGATAAGACCAAAGAGCAGTTAAAAAATACTGTAAAAAAATACCTAACTGATCGGAAACTAAAAGCTGAAGAATTATCACTGGAGGAAACCATTGAAAAATTATACAGTGAAATGACGGAATTTTCAGTGCTGAATGCTTATTTGGATTCTGATAGGACAGATATTGAAGAGATAAATATCAATGCCTGGAATGATATAAAAGTGAGCTTTTCTAATGGAACCACAAAAAGCGTCGAACATTTTTCCGGCCCTAGACATTGTGAAAATATAGTCCGAAGAGTATTGAATAAAGAATCCAAGATGATACTAGATAAATCTAGGCCTATTGTAAGAGGTCATTTATCCAATAAGATACGTATCACTGTCATGGGAGATGGTGTTGTTGACAAAAGTATCGGTCTAGCCGCTTCTATCCGAATTGTTAATCCAAAAAGCCTTGATAAGTCAGATTTTGTTCAGAAAGGAACTGCAACAGAAGAGATTATCAGTACACTTGAAACACTATTTCGAAATGGTGTATCTATGTGCATTACAGGAGAGACCGGATGTGGAAAGACAACAATAATGAGTCACTTATTAAAGCAGGTTCCATACAAAAAACGTATCTTTACCATTGAAGAGGATGTAAGAGAGTTTGACCTTGTAGTTTACGATGAAAATGGGAATGTTCTTAACAATGTAGTACATACCTGTACGAGAAAATCGGAAGATCCTTCAAAGGTAATTGACCAGGAGAAATTGCTTGAGACAGCCATGACTATGAATCCGGATGTTATATGTGTTGCGGAGATGAAGGGTAAAGAAAGTTTTGCTGCACAGGAAGCAGCTAATACGGGGCATACCGTGATAACTACTACCCATGCAAATGGCTGCAGAGAAACTTATTCACGTATGGAAGATCTTTGCCGGCTTAAGGTTAATCTTGATAGTACTACATTAAGAGAAACCCTTATGAAGGCCTTCCCAATTGTAGCATTTGTTGAAAAGTATGAGGATAATGTTAGAAGGATAACTGAGATAACTGAATGTGTGTGGGATGAAGAGGGACATAGTAAGATTGTTACTCTGTATGAATATGAAATTGAGTCATCCACTAAAGATGAACAAGGGCATATTCATTATTCCGGAAGATTTGTAAAAAAGAATAATATCAGTAATCGATTGATTAAGTTACTTTTAAAGAGGGGTGTTCAGAAAAGCGAGATGTGTTTTCTAGAGAAAGGAGATAATCAGTAATGTTGGGGATTATTAGAATTCTGTCATTTGCCCTGTATCTTCTTGGGATTTTTTATCTGTTAAGATTAAACGTTGCAGAAGTAATGCAGGAGCTATCAGAACCTTTTAGTGCAAGGGAAAGCTTAAAAAACCGGATACTTCTTGCAAAGGGAAAGCGTAAGAAAAATACATTTTCTCTTATGATTGAGGATACTAGAAATATATTAAAACTGAACGGGAAAGAAGAAGATTTCCCAAAAGTATGTGTATTTTCTGTTACTCTTTCCATAGTAGGAATGCTTTTTGGACTTACGTTATCCAATTTTTTTATCGTTCCTGTACTGTGTGCTGGTTTGTGTACTGTTCCATTTATCTACATCAAATACCTTGGGATTAGGCTTAAAAAGCAACAAAACGAAGAATTAGAAACAGCTTTATCCATTATTACTTCCTCCTACATACGCTCTGAAAATATCGTAACAGCAATAGAAGAGAATAAGGATTATTTGAACCATCCGGTGAAAGAGGTTTTTCAACAATTTGTTCTACAGGCAAATCTAGTAAATCCGGATGTCAAAGTATTATTGTACAACATGAAGATGCAAATAGATAATACCGTCTTTGAAGAATGGTGCGATGCAGTTGTTGCCTGCCAGGATGATGGGGCACTTAAAACAACATTACTTCCAATAGTCAAGAAGCTCTCTAATATACGACTAGTCAGTGTAAGATTGGATGCTATGCTTTATGCGCCTGTTAAGGAGTTTATTACAATGGTATTATTGATTGTCGCCAATGTACCGTTAATGTACTTTATTAACCGGACATGGTTTGAAATTCTGGTTTTCCATACTGCTGGTAAGTTGGTTCTTGCGCTTTGCGCTACAGTAATATTTATTTCTACTATTAATGTTATTAGGATATCAAAGCCAATTGAATATAAGAGGTAATTGAAAGGAGGAGCACTAACTCTATGATTATAGCAGCAATAGCAGTCACTTTTCTTTTGACTGCATATGGAAGTTATACGATATTAACCAGTGTACTTGGTTTGGCTTCAGCCAAAGCAGAAAAAGCAGCCCAGGTATATCACAGCCGTTATAAGAAACTTCAGGAACCCGATGTGTTTCTTGAAACATTGGCTGTTAAACTTTCGAGATATATCCGGATGGATTCTTACAAACGTAAAAAGCTCGAAGCTGATCTCAAAAGTCTTAATAAGACAGAATCACCCGAAATTTATAAAGCTAAAACACTGATAGTACCAATATTTTTATTATTGGGTATTATACCTTGCGTTCTGATTGCACCAATACTATCCATTGTATTTGTTGCAGCTGCAGTAATTGTTTATTTTAAGGGAGATATGGACGTCCAGGAGCAACTGAAAAAGAAAAGAGAAAGTATTGAATTTGAACTTCCGCGATTCGCCAGTACTTTGAAACAAGAGCTTGTAAGTAGCCGAGATGTTCTGACGATACTGGAGAGCTATACAAGAAATGCGGGGGAAGCTATGAAAGCAGAATTGGATAAGACGGTAGCAGATATGCGTTCAGGTAATTATGAAGCCGCTCTGATTCGCTTTGAAAGTAGAATTTCGATTCCAGCATTGTCAGACATTACGCGAGGTCTGGTAGGCGTTTTAAGAGGAGATAACAATGTAAGCTATTTTGATATGCTTAGTCATGATTTGGATGTCCTTGAAGTACAGCGCTTAGAAAATATTGCGATGAAACAGCCGGGCAAGATTAAGAAATATTTGTTTTTACTGCTTATGTCACTACTTGTTATGTATTGTACTATATTGGCCGTATACACTTTGGTTATGGTCAGATAATAGAAAGGAATGCAATGACCAAGAAAAATAAGTTGATTAGGGTGCTAAAGGATCGGTCAGGCGCAACCTACATAGAAATGGTTATAGGAATTCTAATTTTTGTCCTAGCTATTGTCTTTGCAATAAAATTTTTACCTGTTCTTATTCTTAAAAACCAGTTAAATACATTTGCTACACAAGTAAGTAAAATTGTTTCTGTTGAAGGTTGTTATGACAGCCACGTTCAAGAAATGATAGAAGAGTTGCGGGTAAAAAGTGAGATCGGGAATGTAACTATAGCGACGGATGGAACAGATTTTATTTCAGGTACAAAAAAAATTCAATTAGACAATGAAATCAACATTAAAGTTACTACCCAATATGATATTGGGATATTTACCTTTGGGAGTTTTCCTATAACCGTAAAAAGTGTTGCACAGGCAAGGAGTGATGCATATTGGAAATAAGAAAAAGATTACAAAGGAAATTAATTGATAAAAAAGGATTCGGACTCATTGAAGCAGTAGTGATTTTTCTCTTTGTCATGATTCTTATTTCCGTAGCTTTTGAATATTTACGGGTGCAAATAATTGCTAATGGAGTAAGAGATAGCTTTGAAAGAGCATCTCTTACGGTGGCAGCCGAAAACTACAATGAAGTATATGCAGGATTCAGAGAAGAATACAATATTGGAGGTTTCTATGATGGCGGACCGGCTGGAGGAGGAAACCAAGATGAGGTACCTGAATGGGTAGCTATTAATGATTATGGTGATGTAGAAGACGAGCTGCGGGATCTCCTCAAGTTAAAGGAAGTGGATAATGCCATTAAGAATGATAAGGATAATTATACATTGGAGAATATTCAGGTTGAAGTAAATAACTCTAGCGTTAATGCTGGAGGAAGATATGAAATTCGAGGAAAGCTTAAACTAATTCTCCCCTTACATTTTGCAGGAGTTAAGATTATGGATATAAATTTGCCAGTGTCTATACAGACGGCCTATACACCAAAATACTAGGAAGGAGGTTAATTTTACGTTTAAAAATCTATTTGACTTTGTACATGCTTTCTTTGCATATAACTGGTGGATTGTAGTTATTATCTTTTTAGGCTTGTATAGTTTAAAGAGTCTATATTATTTATTGGTGAAGAAAAATCGCTCTTATAAAATAATGAGCATCATTACTTTGGGGATTGTTCTTATATTGCCAATTATTAACTTGTATATCAGTAATCCAATATCAGAATTCAGAGTTTGTATTATATTGATTTTAAGTTTAGAAGTCAAGGTTATAATCGCTGTTACTGAAATTAAAAAACAAACAATTATTACATGTTTTTCAGATAATAAAATACAATGGTACAGTATGTTAGCACTTGCATGCATTCTTGGGTTTTATATAAATATCGGATTGATTCCAATTAATATGAAGTTTGGTATTTATTCACCTCATCTTGCCTATTATGGATATTTATGTTATTATTTCAAGAAAAAGAGGGATTGATGTAAAATAAAGAGTCTAGATAAATTCATGTATTTTATATTAAGATGTCAGAGCAAGGTAGCTGTATTTGATAAATTATATTGTAATAAGAAGAAAGTTTTAATAATCAGTGGTTCAGCTTTGGGAGGAATATTGCTTTCACTATTTCTTAAATTTAATGGCTTTGCTATTATACTACTTATGTTACTTTTATTTTTTATATCTTATTATCCTGTGCACAAATGGCATTCTTCAGTGAGACAAATGTTAAAACTATTGTTTAGCTATAACATAATTATGGTGTTCTTGGTCGTATATGAATTAGTCATATATTTAGAGCATTATAAACACCTTTTTCTTAATAAAGCATTCGTCTTCATATTTACACTTGTTTATTTTGGATTATGGTATTTTACTTCTTTGGTTGCCAAGAGTGAAACGGCTA
It includes:
- a CDS encoding prepilin peptidase → MITLGLYFMILFYASVYDRKYMIVENRVHFVLFLLTILSGNMNLEKLLGAVVITIPLMLLTLYKDGIGGGDIKYLFFNTLFLGFSAAYTGIVAGLSVAVLYALFTKNRSGKSKYQRKIPLVPFLSTGFLLSILLRATVT
- the cpaB gene encoding Flp pilus assembly protein CpaB: MKYLKNKTVIGIIAIVVGLLLCFIVSPLYNRASEAKTKVVRVEKFIEKGSLISKSDVKVVEVGSYNMQDDVLHTEKDVVGKYAVDNMYQDENILKTKLSDEPLSGMEYLEGMNGTYGAISITLQSFAAGLSGKLLPGDIVSVISTSDTTQDTNIMPELQYVRVLASTTQKGKDIKESDSKKNNDDEDNLPLTVTLQVTRKQALALAQIEQLEKAHLELVFRGTNQEANVFLEQQKKIIEEQLQNDSSSNSDTAIQYNNSAEVNTNTEQNVSGKQNAEEKSTTETGQNTIGAGDKNE
- a CDS encoding ATPase, T2SS/T4P/T4SS family, which produces MDNYLLNEIDFREKNFMEVFNEVQSYVAENFSKLITEQETDKTKEQLKNTVKKYLTDRKLKAEELSLEETIEKLYSEMTEFSVLNAYLDSDRTDIEEININAWNDIKVSFSNGTTKSVEHFSGPRHCENIVRRVLNKESKMILDKSRPIVRGHLSNKIRITVMGDGVVDKSIGLAASIRIVNPKSLDKSDFVQKGTATEEIISTLETLFRNGVSMCITGETGCGKTTIMSHLLKQVPYKKRIFTIEEDVREFDLVVYDENGNVLNNVVHTCTRKSEDPSKVIDQEKLLETAMTMNPDVICVAEMKGKESFAAQEAANTGHTVITTTHANGCRETYSRMEDLCRLKVNLDSTTLRETLMKAFPIVAFVEKYEDNVRRITEITECVWDEEGHSKIVTLYEYEIESSTKDEQGHIHYSGRFVKKNNISNRLIKLLLKRGVQKSEMCFLEKGDNQ
- a CDS encoding type II secretion system F family protein, whose protein sequence is MLGIIRILSFALYLLGIFYLLRLNVAEVMQELSEPFSARESLKNRILLAKGKRKKNTFSLMIEDTRNILKLNGKEEDFPKVCVFSVTLSIVGMLFGLTLSNFFIVPVLCAGLCTVPFIYIKYLGIRLKKQQNEELETALSIITSSYIRSENIVTAIEENKDYLNHPVKEVFQQFVLQANLVNPDVKVLLYNMKMQIDNTVFEEWCDAVVACQDDGALKTTLLPIVKKLSNIRLVSVRLDAMLYAPVKEFITMVLLIVANVPLMYFINRTWFEILVFHTAGKLVLALCATVIFISTINVIRISKPIEYKR
- a CDS encoding secretion protein F, whose protein sequence is MIIAAIAVTFLLTAYGSYTILTSVLGLASAKAEKAAQVYHSRYKKLQEPDVFLETLAVKLSRYIRMDSYKRKKLEADLKSLNKTESPEIYKAKTLIVPIFLLLGIIPCVLIAPILSIVFVAAAVIVYFKGDMDVQEQLKKKRESIEFELPRFASTLKQELVSSRDVLTILESYTRNAGEAMKAELDKTVADMRSGNYEAALIRFESRISIPALSDITRGLVGVLRGDNNVSYFDMLSHDLDVLEVQRLENIAMKQPGKIKKYLFLLLMSLLVMYCTILAVYTLVMVR
- a CDS encoding DUF4320 family protein, which translates into the protein MTKKNKLIRVLKDRSGATYIEMVIGILIFVLAIVFAIKFLPVLILKNQLNTFATQVSKIVSVEGCYDSHVQEMIEELRVKSEIGNVTIATDGTDFISGTKKIQLDNEINIKVTTQYDIGIFTFGSFPITVKSVAQARSDAYWK